The Thermodesulfobacteriota bacterium genomic sequence CCGGGATAAAGCGCTCCCTCGCAAATACAGGTTATAGGCAGGCTCGCCATTCTTATATCTCGCCTTCGCTTCTTCGATTATCCGACAGAGATCCTTTGAGACAAAGTAGTTATGCGAACGTCCGGGAACCGGACTTCTGCATATAAGACCTAAATTTACGAGATTGTTGATAGCCTTATAGGCGGTGTTTCTCGATCCGAAACCGCAGTCGCGGCATATCCGCTCGACGGACGGGAACGACCTGCCCGCCCTGTCGGCGCGCCTCATGAAATATATGAGGACGAGCTTCTCGTTAGCCGTGAGCTTGAGATCGAACACCAGATCGGGGACCTGGAAGTATCCTCCGCTGAACTCAACCGGGCCCTCCCCGGGACCCGCACCGTACTTATTCAAGACACTGATCCCCGGACACTCCTCCCTGCTCCGGGTTTAAAACCCCCATCACTCCACATAATCTCTCCGCCGCTCATCGCCCGAAGGCAAAAAAAAGACGGAGATATACATACATTCGCCCGCAGACGTATCGGGCACAGTACGTATATTCCCGTCTATAAAGCCCTCGCTCCCTTAGTAGGGAGGAGTAAGTGAATAATTTCAGCGTAATTACAGAAAAAACCCCGCCTGAGCAACTGTATATTCAGAGGTTAACCCAAGGTGAGATTTTGCACAAGGGACTTTTTTTTGGAGGCGGCGCCCGGATTCGAACCGGGGCATTGCGGTTTTGCAGACCGCTGCCTTACCACTTGGCTACGCCGCCTTTTATTACAAAAGAGACTTGTTATTATGAACGACGATTCCGTTTTTTCAAGCCGGACGAAGACACCCTACACGCACATCTGTCCCTTGAATATCGTGACCGCCTTGCCTAAGAGCTTCACCCTCTCGCCCAGGACACGGACGCCTATCACTCCACCGCGGTCTGAGGCTTGGTATGCGAGGAACTCCGATTTCCCGAGCTTCCTCTCCCAGTAAGGGCCTAAACAGCAGTACGCCGAGCCTGTGGCGGGGTCCTCGTTTATTCCCGATGCAGGGCCGAAGAAGCGTGCGACGAAATCGTATTCGGGTATATCGGACGAGGACGTGACAATCACACCCCTCACGGGAATAGTACCGAGTAGCTGGAAGTCGGGCTTAATCGCCCTCACCTCTTCAGCCGTCCCGACTTCAACGAGATAATCGAGCCTGTTCCTCCCGACGTAGAGTGGCTTCACTCCGAGAGACTCGATCAATGCAGGAGGCGCATCGGCCTGTTTTTCAGGTTCGGAGGGGAAATCGAGCTCTATCATGTCCCCGTTCATAACAGCCGTGAGCGTGCCGCTGAGAGTGTAGAATTCGATCCCCTGTCCTCGCGGGACGAGTCCCGATTCCCACAATATATGCGCGCTCGCGAGAGTCGCGTGGCCGCATATCTCGACCTCGACAGCGGGCGTGAACCAGCGGAGATTGTAGCCGCCCTTGTCCGCGTAGAGAAACGCGGTTTCGGAGACGTTCATCTCGCGGGCGACCTTCTGCATCCATTCGGCGTCGGCGGGACCCGGGAGCAGGCACACCCCCGCCGGGTTGCCCCCGAAGGGCCTGTCCGTAAACGCGTCGGCCTTATATATCTCTATAGCCATTACCGCTTCGCTCCTTCTTCAATCTCCGGCGCCGGGACGGCGTCATTCTGCCGTTCCGGAGAATCTAAATATATATTGCGCGTATCCCGGTGACAATTTACACTTTATTATGAGGAGATGACTCCGGCTGCGCCGTTATGCGGAATATTTGACATTTTCCCGCGTTTCTTTATTGTTATATGCGCTTTTTTGAATTTTTTGGCTGATTAAACAGTATTACCGCCTGGATCCCCGCGGGGACCGGGACGGAGGAAGAGTTAAAAATGACAAAGAAGGGACGGAACTCAGGCCGTACCCCGAATAATGTGAACGAGCCAAGCCAGTAGAGGACTGTTACGTCCCCGATCTGGCTTTTTTTATGAGAAGGCGGAGCGAATGAGAAAAATTACAGCGCCGGTAATACGATCGATGAAGGAGGAGGGGCGGAAGATAGTCATGGTCACGGCCTACGACGCGGCCACGGCCGGGATGGTGGACGAAGCGGGCGTGGATATTGTGCTCGTGGGGGATTCTTTAGGGAACGTCGTCCAGGGACAGCCGAACACTCTGCCCGTGACCATAGAAGACATGATCTATCACACGAGGATAGTGTCGCGGGGATTAAGGAACGCCCACCTCTCGGCCGACATGCCGTTCATGTCGTACCAGGCGTCCAGGGAAGACGCGCTCAGGAACGCGGGCAGGCTCATCAAGGAGGCGGGGGCGGAATCGGTCAAGCTGGAGATAAACGAAGACTACGTGGAAACGCTTTACGCGATAAACAAAGCCGGGATTCCGGTCATGGGGCACATAGGGCTCTGCCCGCAGTCGGTGCTGGAGATGGGGGGATACAGGGTGCAGGGGAGAGGCAGGAGGGAGGCGAGGAGGCTCGTCGATCTCGCGAAGGGCGTAGAGAGCGCGGGCGCGTTCTCGCTCGTGCTCGAGAGCATACCCAGGTCGCTCGCCCGGGAGATCACGGACTCCGTAAAGATACCGACGATCGGCATAGGAGCGGGGCCCGGATGCGACGGCCAGGTGCTCGTCATAAACGACCTTCTCGGGCTCTCGCCCGAGCCCACGCCCAAGTTCGTTAAGAAGTATGCGAACCTTAGGGAGGTCGTTGGAAAATCTACGAAGGCGTTCATAGAAGACGTGAGGTCGGGGGCGTTCCCCGGAGAGGAACATTCGTATGACTGAACGAGGGACCGTGAAAGTCGTGAACGGCATTGAAGAAATGCAGTCGCTCTCGAACTCTTTGAGGAGGGAAGGCAAAACTATCGCGTTCGTACCTACAATGGGAGCCCTCCACGAAGGGCATCTCAGCCTCATGAGGGAAGGGAAGCGGCACGGGGACGTGCTCGTCGCGAGCGTCTTCGTTAACCCCGCCCAGTTCGGAAGGGGCGAGGACTTTCAAAGCTATACGCGGGACACCGAAGGCGACCTTAAAAAGATGGAGTCGGCCGGAGCGGACATAGCCTTTTTCCCCCGCGCTGACGAGATATACCCGCCCGGATACGAAACTTACGTAGAAGTAACGGAGCTCGAGAAGCCTCTCTGCGGGAGGTTCCGTCCGGGGCATTTCAGGGGGGTCGCGACGGTGGTACTCAAGCTGTTCAACATCGTTAAGCCCGACGCGGCGATATTCGGGCAGAAGGACTATCAGCAGCTCCAGATAATAAAGAAAATGGTGAAGGATTTAAATCTCGAAGTAAGCATAATCGGGATGCCGATAGTCAGGGAAGAGAGCGGGCTCGCCATGAGCTCGAGGAATGCGTACCTGTCGCCCGAAGAGAGGGAGCGGGCCGCGAACCTTTCGCTCGCGCTCGGACGTATAAAAAAGAGCTTCGATGAGGGGGAAAGAGACGCGGCCAGGCTCGCGGGAGAGGGATACTGCGTGTTAGCGGGAGCGTCAATAGGCGAAGTGGACTACCTCGAAATAAGGGACGGACAGACGCTCGGGGAGAAGCTGCTCGCTTCCCCGGGGGACGTCGCTGCGCTCGCAGTGCGCATAGGCGGGGCGAGACTCATAGACAATACGGTGCTTTAAACCATATTTACCGAGAGGGGGAATTGTAATGCACAGGACTCTGCTAAAATCGAAAGTACACCGCGTGACGGTGACCGACGCGAACGTCGAATACGAGGGGAGCATCACGGTCGACCGTGACCTCATGGACGCGGCCGACTTCCATCACTACGAGCAGGTGCACATATTCAACGTATCGAACGGCCACAGGTTCGTCACATACGTGATCGAAGGCGAGCGCGGCTCGGGCGATATATGCGTCAACGGAGCCGCTGCCCATCTCGCCAAAAAAGGGGACTGTCTCATCGTCGCGAGCTTCGCCTCTTACTGCGAGAGCGAGTGCAAAGCGCACGTCCCGAAGCTCGTGTACGTGGACGGATGCAACAGGATATCGAGGATCGGACCCGAGCAGAATAAGTTAAAGGTAGCCAAGAGTTGAGCCGCCCGGAGATACCGCGGGATACCGCTTTCGAGCGCGGGAATTTGCACTTATACTTACCCGGGCCGGCGCCCGCAGTGACCGTGTCCGCCCCTATGTACCGGTTTTGCGGGAATTTTCATAAAATCAGAAGCTTATCGGCATGAATTACATCATAAATATTGACAGAACCCATTCTGGAGGTTATAAATGTTAGCTAGTATTAAAGGAGGAGAAAGGATACAGGATTCGTATTCCGCGGATCCTTCTATATTACTTCTAATAAAAATAACTTCACATCCTTCTCAAGCGGAGAAAATAATATGAAAGCTGTAATACTCGCAGCTGGTAGAGGTAAAAGGCTTTATCCTTACACGAAATATATACCGAAATGCCTGCTCGATATCGGCGGCGAGACCATCCTTGAGCACCAGATCAACCACCTGCGCGACTGCGGTATAGACGAAGTCGTGATCGTGGTCGGGTTCGGATTCGAAAAGGTCGAGAATTTCCTGAGGAATTACGACGGGCTGGGGATGCGGATAAAGACACTGTATAACCCTTTTTATCAAACTACAAACAGCCTCATATCCCTCTGGATAGCGAGGGGGGAGATGGACGACGACATAGTCGTGATGAACGGGGACGACGTCTTCGAAATAGAAGTCCTGGAGCAGGCGCTCCGGATGAGGGACGAGAAGATATGCCTCCCGATCAAGCGGAAATCGAGTTATGAAGACGAAGACATGAAGGTCGTGATAAAGGAGACCAAGATCGTCGACATAAGCAAGACGCTCACGAACAGGGCTTCGGCGGAGTCGGTAGGCGTGAGGGTGTTCAGGGACACGGGCGTCGAGCTCATGAAAAGGGCTATCGAGGAGGAGATGAGGACGGTAGGGGCCGAGAACAAGTGGTACATATCGGCCATACACAGGCTTATCAAGAAAGGGTACAAGGTAAAATCGCTCGACATCAACGACCTCTTCTGGATGGACGTCGACTACCCGAGCGACCTGTTCAAGGCGAGATTCAATTCGAACAAGTTTATAAAGAAATCTTATCAGGAAAGGGTCCTAAGAGTTGTAGAAACAAGCTGAGAAAATGGACCATGCAATAGTCGTTGCCGCTGGTACTGGTATAGAAGAAGAGAAGCTAAGCGTTCATGGAAAGACCGTATTCGGCTCACTTCCGCAAATCAAGCGCCTCATAATCACAGCCCAGAGAGCCGGGATCAAAAGATTCACGGTAATCACGGAAAAGGGCGACTCTTCTTTAAAAGACCTCTTATCGGGCGATAAGCGCATAGAAAGCGATATAAGCTGGCATTCCCTCGGGTCGGAGATAACCCTCGGTCCCGCCCAGTCCCTTATTCTTCAATCGAACCTCATAACGACCCCCCGCGGGCTCGTGAATTTCATGGAGTCCGGGTGCGGCTCGGACGAGATAGCCGTGCTTGTGGACTCCCGGGACGACGCCTGGGTGAGAGCCGACGGCGATGAAATATCGGAGGTATTTTCAAGCGGAGGGAAAGCCGTAGGCGCATTTATAGCGTCCGGCAGGCTGCTCGAAAAATCCATCATGGACTCGATGTCCGTAAGGACATTCGTCCAGGAGCACATAGGCAGGGAGAAGGTCAGGCTCAGGAAGTTCTCGGACTCTTACTGGATGAGGCTCGATTCGGGCAGCGACAGCGCCGAGAGAGCCGAGGACCTTATATTCGCCCACGTCGGCAAGACCGCGACGGGCTGGCTGTCGAGGAACATCAACAGCAAGCTCTCCCTCCCGACGAGCAGGCTCCTCGTCAAGACCCCCCTCACGCCCAACATGATAAGCGTGCTGATAAACGTGATCGGCATGATGTGCGGCGTGTTCTACGCGATAGGCCACCCTGTGTGGGGGGCGCTCTGCATGCAGGCGGCGACGATTCTCGACCGCTGCGACGGGGAAGTGGCCCGCGTCAAGCTCATGGAAACGCACAGAGGGCAGTGGGTGGACACGATATCCGACCAGGTGACGGTCCTCTCGTTTATGCTGGGCGTCCCCATCGGGTACTACGTCATTTCTAAGAGCCCTGTCGCGATAATACTGGGCGCAATAAACGTATCCATATTCATATTTTTCGTAGTTTGGTCGTTCTACTTCCTCAAGAAATATACGAATTCGGGCAGCCTTGTAACCTATTTCGATGTCGATAAACTGGTCGAAGGGCAGAAGACGTCTCTCGCGCGGAGGCTCATCAAGATCATACGCCCCATGGGCAGGAGAAATTTCTATTCGCTCGCGTTCCTCGTCATCGCGATAGTAGGCGGTTACCCCTGGCTGCTCGGCATCACGACAGCCGCGATGGCGGTGTTCTTGATCCACCAGCTCGAAGATATGATAAAATTACGCAGGGTCGATCCGAAAACGAGCAACTTAAAATAATCTCTCGCAGGAAGGTTATTAAGATGGCAGATCCGAATCAGGGCGATACGAAGAAAAACGGAAACGGCAGCAAGTTCCAGGCGGATTACGAAGTGAAGGAGTATATGCCGGGGCTTATGACCCTGATAATCAAGTTCGTTGAAAAAACGAACGTCCTTTTCGCCAAAAACGGGAACCTCCCGATATACGAAAAGAAGACGTTCCCTTGGGTCGCCGAGGTCGAGAAGGAATGGAAAACGATTAGGTCGGAGCTCGACAGGGTAATGGAGAGGAGAGAGGAGCTTCCGAGCTTCCACGAAATAATGCCCGAAGTTAGAACCATAACGACCGACAATATGTGGAAGACGTTCTTCCTGGCGGGCTACGGGCTCGAGAGCGACGAGAACGCGAAAAGGTGTCCCGAGACTACACGGATATTGAAAAAGATACCGGGCATGAAAACGGCGTTCTATTCGATCCTCGCCCCTAAAAAACACATCCCGGCGCACAAGGGCCCCTATAACGGCGTGCTCAGATATCATCTCGGCCTGATAGTGCCCGAGCCCAAGGAAATGTGCCGCATCCGCATCGAGGACAAGATCACGCACTGGGACGAGGGGGACAGCATTATATTTGACGACACGTTCGAGCACGAGGTCTGGAACGACACGAACGGCTTCAGGGCCGTACTGTTCGTCGACTTCGTGCGCCCGATAATGTTCCCCTTCAATCTGCTTAACGAATTCCTGATAAACGCCGCGTCTTTCGCCCCTCTGATAAAGGAGGCGGAGGTCAGGCACA encodes the following:
- a CDS encoding PhzF family phenazine biosynthesis protein, coding for MAIEIYKADAFTDRPFGGNPAGVCLLPGPADAEWMQKVAREMNVSETAFLYADKGGYNLRWFTPAVEVEICGHATLASAHILWESGLVPRGQGIEFYTLSGTLTAVMNGDMIELDFPSEPEKQADAPPALIESLGVKPLYVGRNRLDYLVEVGTAEEVRAIKPDFQLLGTIPVRGVIVTSSSDIPEYDFVARFFGPASGINEDPATGSAYCCLGPYWERKLGKSEFLAYQASDRGGVIGVRVLGERVKLLGKAVTIFKGQMCV
- the panB gene encoding 3-methyl-2-oxobutanoate hydroxymethyltransferase encodes the protein MRKITAPVIRSMKEEGRKIVMVTAYDAATAGMVDEAGVDIVLVGDSLGNVVQGQPNTLPVTIEDMIYHTRIVSRGLRNAHLSADMPFMSYQASREDALRNAGRLIKEAGAESVKLEINEDYVETLYAINKAGIPVMGHIGLCPQSVLEMGGYRVQGRGRREARRLVDLAKGVESAGAFSLVLESIPRSLAREITDSVKIPTIGIGAGPGCDGQVLVINDLLGLSPEPTPKFVKKYANLREVVGKSTKAFIEDVRSGAFPGEEHSYD
- the panC gene encoding pantoate--beta-alanine ligase, with amino-acid sequence MKVVNGIEEMQSLSNSLRREGKTIAFVPTMGALHEGHLSLMREGKRHGDVLVASVFVNPAQFGRGEDFQSYTRDTEGDLKKMESAGADIAFFPRADEIYPPGYETYVEVTELEKPLCGRFRPGHFRGVATVVLKLFNIVKPDAAIFGQKDYQQLQIIKKMVKDLNLEVSIIGMPIVREESGLAMSSRNAYLSPEERERAANLSLALGRIKKSFDEGERDAARLAGEGYCVLAGASIGEVDYLEIRDGQTLGEKLLASPGDVAALAVRIGGARLIDNTVL
- the panD gene encoding aspartate 1-decarboxylase, with protein sequence MHRTLLKSKVHRVTVTDANVEYEGSITVDRDLMDAADFHHYEQVHIFNVSNGHRFVTYVIEGERGSGDICVNGAAAHLAKKGDCLIVASFASYCESECKAHVPKLVYVDGCNRISRIGPEQNKLKVAKS
- a CDS encoding phosphocholine cytidylyltransferase family protein, which encodes MKAVILAAGRGKRLYPYTKYIPKCLLDIGGETILEHQINHLRDCGIDEVVIVVGFGFEKVENFLRNYDGLGMRIKTLYNPFYQTTNSLISLWIARGEMDDDIVVMNGDDVFEIEVLEQALRMRDEKICLPIKRKSSYEDEDMKVVIKETKIVDISKTLTNRASAESVGVRVFRDTGVELMKRAIEEEMRTVGAENKWYISAIHRLIKKGYKVKSLDINDLFWMDVDYPSDLFKARFNSNKFIKKSYQERVLRVVETS
- a CDS encoding CDP-alcohol phosphatidyltransferase family protein, with translation MDHAIVVAAGTGIEEEKLSVHGKTVFGSLPQIKRLIITAQRAGIKRFTVITEKGDSSLKDLLSGDKRIESDISWHSLGSEITLGPAQSLILQSNLITTPRGLVNFMESGCGSDEIAVLVDSRDDAWVRADGDEISEVFSSGGKAVGAFIASGRLLEKSIMDSMSVRTFVQEHIGREKVRLRKFSDSYWMRLDSGSDSAERAEDLIFAHVGKTATGWLSRNINSKLSLPTSRLLVKTPLTPNMISVLINVIGMMCGVFYAIGHPVWGALCMQAATILDRCDGEVARVKLMETHRGQWVDTISDQVTVLSFMLGVPIGYYVISKSPVAIILGAINVSIFIFFVVWSFYFLKKYTNSGSLVTYFDVDKLVEGQKTSLARRLIKIIRPMGRRNFYSLAFLVIAIVGGYPWLLGITTAAMAVFLIHQLEDMIKLRRVDPKTSNLK
- a CDS encoding aspartyl/asparaginyl beta-hydroxylase domain-containing protein, whose translation is MADPNQGDTKKNGNGSKFQADYEVKEYMPGLMTLIIKFVEKTNVLFAKNGNLPIYEKKTFPWVAEVEKEWKTIRSELDRVMERREELPSFHEIMPEVRTITTDNMWKTFFLAGYGLESDENAKRCPETTRILKKIPGMKTAFYSILAPKKHIPAHKGPYNGVLRYHLGLIVPEPKEMCRIRIEDKITHWDEGDSIIFDDTFEHEVWNDTNGFRAVLFVDFVRPIMFPFNLLNEFLINAASFAPLIKEAEVRHKDWEKKFYKK